The Bombus terrestris chromosome 4, iyBomTerr1.2, whole genome shotgun sequence genome has a window encoding:
- the LOC100647257 gene encoding maternal embryonic leucine zipper kinase, which yields MVRYAALKGLYDLEKTIGSGGFAKVKLATHIATGEKVAIKIMDKTSLGDDLPRVKLEVQALKTLLHQHICRLYQVIETESHYFMIIEYCSGGELFDHIVEKNRLSETESRKFFRQIVSAVAYLHSLGYAHRDLKPENVLLDREENLKLIDFGLCAKPKNGIDSHLQTSCGSPTYAAPELILGKKYLGSEVDIWSMGVLLYALLCGFLPFDDNSIENLYRKILSGKYDEPCWLSNSSRRLIRAMLQTDPKKRITIQELCNHPWVTAGFLNPVSFVHKTNFEKDDDVLSTMSAICGEHPSDIWRKLMKSDRTDYKTATYLLLLDRKLRGLSLRISSSAKSHLKSECDEEGNGIITKLDCSPRSKSVRSPVTDTIFKSLPKTPETTNDFMEPHLPGRKRLRSKEGDDVYSPVPAKRIAEKDRLLSTPTNTPVLDSRGSQSSTPGSARKVIMGLERGLNRVRCVLTPKRRVKNESTDPDQPNILSGKGLCNVSSTSSDDPKYVLSQLRRALRRKGIMCHQKGFILQGETEDCTEDYKDTMRPFSSRNACSFELEVCLLEGVSNEKLVGIRRKRLKGDAWVYKRVCEEVLALAAEDLSTEPEGSTESKCPI from the exons ATGGTACGATATGCTGCACTTAAAGGCTTGTACGATTTGGAAAAGACCATCGGTAGCGGAGGTTTTGCTAAAGTTAAACTTGCCACGCATATTGCAACCGGCGAAAAAGTTGCTATCAAAATAATGGACAAAACATCATTGGGT GACGACTTGCCAAGGGTTAAACTAGAAGTCCAGGCATTAAAAACTTTATTACATCAACACATTTGTCGATTGTATCAAGTTATAGAGACAGAAAGTCATTATTTTATGATAATAGAATACTGTTCAGGAGGAGAATTATTCGATCATatcg TTGAAAAAAATAGGCTTTCTGAAACAGAATCGAGAAAATTTTTTCGTCAAATTGTATCTGCAGTAGCGTATTTGCATAGTTTAGGATATGCTCATCGTGACTTGAAACCA GAGAATGTCTTGTTAGATAGAGAAGAGAATTTAAAGCTCATAGATTTTGGATTATGTGCAAAACCAAAAAATGGGATAGATTCACATTTACAAACATCCTGTGGCTCTCCAACGTATGCAGCACCAGAACTTATATtaggaaagaaatatttag GTTCAGAAGTAGATATATGGAGTATGGGAGTCCTACTTTATGCACTACTTTGTGGCTTTTTGCCTTTTGATGATAACAGTATAGAGAATTTATACAGGAAGATCCTT agTGGTAAATATGACGAACCATGCTGGTTATCAAACAGTAGTAGGAGGTTGATACGAGCAATGTTACAAACAGATCCaaaaaaaagaattactatTCAAGAACTGTGCAATCACCCATGGGTTACAGCAGGATTTCTTAATCCTGTTTCATTTGTTCATAAAactaat TTTGAAAAAGATGATGATGTACTAAGTACTATGTCTGCAATATGCGGTGAACATCCTTCAGATATATGGAGAAAACTTATGAAAAGTGATAGAACTGATTATAAAACTGCAACATATCTCTTACTTTTGGATAGGAAACTTCGTGGATTATCACTTCGAATATCATCTTCTGCAAAATCTCATCTTAAATCTGAG tgtGACGAAGAAGGTAATGGTATTATAACTAAACTTGATTGCTCTCCAAGAAGCAAATCTGTTAGATCACCAGTAACAGATACTATTTTCAAAAGTTTGCCAAAAACACCCGAAACTA CTAACGATTTCATGGAACCACATTTGCCTGGTAGAAAACGACTTCGAAGTAAGGAAGGAGATGATGTATATTCTCCTG TTCCAGCAAAGAGAATTGCAGAAAAAGATAGGCTTCTTTCTACTCCTACTAATACTCCAGTGTTGGACTCAAG ggGGTCACAGTCGTCTACACCGGGAAGTGCAAGAAAAGTAATAATGGGCTTGGAACGTGGTTTGAATCGTGTACGATGCGTCCTTACGCCAAAGAGACGCGTGAAGAACGAAAGTACTGATCCTGATCAACCTAATATACTTTCCGGAAAG GGTCTTTGTAATGTATCGTCAACGTCCAGTGATGACCCTAAATATGTTCTTTCACAATTACGTCGTGCTCTTCGTCGCAAAGGAATTATGTGTCATCAAAAAGG GTTCATTCTACAAGGAGAAACGGAAGATTGTACAGAAGATTATAAAGACACGATGCGACCATTCTCATCGAGGAATGCTTGTTCTTTCGAATTAGAAGTTTGTTTATTGGAGGGTGTTTCAAATGAGAAATTAGTCGGTATTCGAAGAAAACGTTTAAAGGGTGATGCATGGGTTTATAAACGGGTGTGCGAAGAAGTTCTCGCTCTGGCAGCTGAAGATCTTTCTACGGAACCAGAAGGTTCGACAGAATCAAAATGTCCTATATAA